CCTTCTGCGGCCGGGCGACGAAGTGCTGACGACCGAGGCCGTCTATGGCCCAACGCGGCGGTTTCTGACACGCCACATGGCCGACAGAGGCGTCGCCGCGCGCTTTCACCCGGCCGGGGCCTCTGTCGAAGCGGTGATGGATCAGGTGCATGACCGGACGCGGGTGCTGCTGATCGAAGCGCCCGGCTCCCTCACCTTTGAAATGATGGATGTGCCTGCTCTCGCATCGGCCTGCAGGGCGCGTGGCGTGCTGACGGTGATGGACAACACCTGGGCGGCCGGTCTGGCCTTTCGCCCGCTCGCCCACGGCGTCGATGTCAGCGTTCAGGCCCTGACGAAATACGCAGGGGGGCATTCGGACCTTCTGATGGGCGGCGTCGCGGCGCAGGCGCCCGAAATCATCCGAGCCATCAGCAACGTCATCGAGGACATGGGCTGGCATGTCTCGCCAGACGACGCCTGGCTGGCGCTGCGCGGGCTGCGCACCCTGCCGCTGCGCTATGAGGCCCAGGCGCGCGCCGCCCTGCAGGTCGCTGAATGGCTTCAGGAACAGCCCGAGGTCTCCCGCGTGCTGTACCCGCCCCTGCCCGACTCGGTCGGGCACGCGCTTTGGCGCAGGGATTTCGACGGCGCGGCGTCCTTGATGGGCGTGGTGATGAAGGGCGGCGACAAGGCGGCGGACCACGCCTTCATGCGCGCGCTCAACCTGTTCGGCATGGGCTATTCCTGGGGAGGCTTCGAGAGCCTGATCACTTACGAGACGCCGCAGTTGGCCTATCGGCAGCACGCGCCCGACCTGCCCGGCCAACTGCTGCGCCTGCATATCGGGTTGGAGGATCCGGCCGATCTGCTCGCCGATCTGACGCGTGGATTAGAGGCGTGGCGCGCCCAGCAGGACTCGAACCTGCAACCGTCCGCTTAGAAGGCGGGTGCTCTATCCGGTTGAGCTATGGGCGCCTAGGGCCGGAAAGTGTTGCTCCGTAAGGGGTTTCGGCGACGGCGGCAAGGCGGGAGGCAAGAACGCCTTGCCGGAGGTCAAGGCGTTCAAGGGCAGCGAGCGGGACATCGTGGACCCGATCTCGGTGCTAATCGAGCGCACCTATCGCCTAAACAAACGCCTGCGCCAGAATGATCTGAACAACGCCTTTATCCGCCTCGGCGAAAGGCTGGAGGAGGACCAGCGCGCGGCGGGCATCACCGACGGCGAAAACGGCGGGCTGCGCAAGGTGGACACACCACGCAAGCCGATGAAGGTGTCGCGCGAAGAGATCGCCGCCCAGTCCAAGGCCCGGCCGGATCTGGTCGACCAGATGCTCGACGATGACGGCAACGAGATCTGGCGTCCCCTATCGGCTTTCCCAAGGTGTCCCGCCGTTCATTGAGGACCAGGCCACCAGCTCCGACACCATGTCCAGGCGAATGACGGCGCCTGGCGGATGCATGATATCGAAGGTGACTTCAACCGTTTGCCCCGGCAACACCGGCTCGTGGATAAACATGTAGCGTTCGGGTTCGCCCAACAAGGGCTTGCCATTCAGGAACGTCGAAACACCGAGGTTCACGCACCCCGCTTCACCACCAGAGGGCCGCCATGCGCCGCTGCCCACGTTAGTCAGGGCGGCTTTGATCGCACTACCGCCCTCGATCGGTCGGGCAACAGCCGAGATTGAGGCGGCGAAGGCCTGGAGATACCGGCTGTCCTGAGCCTCTTCGCCCGGCTTCACCATCACGAAGACCCGACGATTGACGCAACCCTCCGCCACAGCCTTTCCGAGATGGTTCATGATGATGTCCGAGCGCTGCTCGATAGCTAAGTCGTGGTCCTCCAAGGACACCATCACTGGCACGTCCTGGAACAGCGCCATCTTCATGTCGGTGAAGCCGAGGGCGTAGGCGGTGTCTCGGATTTCCGACGCGACAATGTTATTCTCGATCACGCCAAACTGGCGCATTTCGTGTTGGGAGGTGTCGCTTTCCGCATGGTTCGGCCCCGGCTCGTTGAAAGCCGCGCGACCGCCCGGCTTCAGCACCCTGTAGAACTCGCTGAGCCAAACGGCCTGATCCGCCACATGGTGGAAGCTGTCGAAGCAGACGAGGCGGTCAACGCTCTCGTCTTCAAGCGGGATCTTCCCGTCGCCGATCCTTAGGAAGGTGACCGGCCGGTCGCGGAGATAAGGATGCGCCGCCGTCGCATCTCGGGCGATATTCAAAGCGGCTTCTGAAATGTCGAGGCCGATCGCGCGGCACCCCATAAGCGCCATGGCGTGAGACAGCCAGCCAGTCCCGCACCCGAAATCAACGACAACCTGATCAGGGCGAGGCTGAAGCATTTGCAGCACGACGCCGTAGCTCGCCAGCATGGCCGGTGTCTCATGCAGGCTGGAAAAGGGCTTGCGCAGGTGGTGGGTCCATGGATCGGACACGCTAGCGAAATAGGCGTCGGCGCGCAGAGCGTGCTCTTCGTGACCATATGCCTTGATCAGCTTTTGGACATCAACACGCCCGTCCGGCCCAACATATTGGCTGGATTTGTCCTCAAGAATAATGTCGCTCATCAAGTTCTCCGTTCGGTGAACTATGGGCGAGGTAACGCGCGAAAAACAAGGGCGGCTTCCCCACGAAAGTCGGCGCGCTTTGTTGAGCACCCTTCCCTGCCGGATGGTGCGGCATCTCCGAAGCCCATCCGCAGAAGCTGGATCTGATCGCTGGCGTCGCCCCGCGATTGGGCAAGTCACAAAGGACAGAACCGATGCCGACCGCGCCGTTCGTCAAGCCAACGCTGCGTGCGTCGATGCTGCTGTTAGAGAGGGCGACCCTGAGCGCCTACGGGCATCTGACGGGTTTCGGCGGGACTTAGCCGGTGCGGGGGCGACAGCCATGAGCGCGAGACGGAGGCCATCAAGAGGGCCATCCGAACGGCCTTGGGATGCTAGCCGCCATCGTCGTCAGCCTGATCGCGTGGCTGGGCTCTCAGCTCTATGGATATGTGCAGCGAGACATCGCGGCGGCGCGTCCTGCCGCGGTCGCACACAGCGCTGGAGCCGTCAGACTCGCGCAGTCCGCCCCTTGAGCTATGAGCGCCAAGGGCCGCGGCGGACCTTAGTGGGTCCAGGACTGCTTGCGATCGGTCGCGAAGTTGTCGGCGTAGGCCTTGATGATGACCGGCACCTCGTTCGGCTCATGCAGGCGGAAGGCGATGCCGTGGCGTTCGGCGTATTCGATCGCCTCTTCCTTGGTGTCGAAGCTCAGGCGGACCTGGCCGTTCATGTCGGTCGAGCTGGTCCAGCCCATCAGCGGGTCGATCGTGCGCGCCGAGGCGGGCTCGAACTCCAGGCGCCAGTCGCGCGTCTTGGCCTTGCCGGACTGCATCGCGGTCTTGGCCGGGCGATAGATGCGAGCGAGCATGGACGGAATCCTTCGGACGGGGAACTTGCCGGGTGCATACCCCGCCGCCGCCGCCCGGTCCAGACGCCGAAGCCGTCTCGGTCAGCTCGAGATCAGGCCGCCAGAGACGATGAACCGGCGTCGATCCAACGACGCGCGGCGCGCTGGGCCTCGGCGATCTCGTCGTGTTCCATCTCCTGGCTGAGGTCGCGGCGATACCCTTTCGCATCAAGCGAACCCTTCATGGCCGCCAAGTTGAAGATCATATGGGCCGACACCCGGTCGATCGGGCATCCGTCCAGGCCGGACGAATAGGCCAGACCCAACCGGAACAGCGCATCGCCGTCCATATCCGGCGTGGGCAGGGGCAAGGGCGCGTAGTCGGTCTGTTGGCGCGCCGTATCATGGGCGTTCATCGCTAGTTTCCTCCTGAGAAGCACGTTCTGCGCCGCTCTCGGACCCGCATTCAAATACCGGCGGTTTGAAATTAGAGTTAACGCGCCATGCGCCCGCGGACGCGAGGCTGACAGACCGGTTCAGCCGCGGTTCATTCGCCGCCGCCGAAGCTGGCTCATGACAGGGTTTCGCCGCTTTGCATGGAGTTTAACATGAACCGCCTGACCAAGGCCGCCGTCATCGCCCTGGCGCTGGCGACCACGGCCGCTCCCATGATGGCGCAGGCCCAGGATCGCCACGACCGCCGCGAATGGCGCCAGGATCGCCGGGATGATCGCCGCGAGTGGCGTCAGGATCGACGAGACGACCGTCGCGAATGGCGCCAAGATCGTCGCGAGTGGCGTCACGACCGCCGCTCTGACCAGCGCGAGTGGCGCCAGGAGCAGCGCCGCTACGACCGCTGGAGCCGCGACAACCGCGACTGGTGGCGCGGACGCCCCGAATTCCGCGACTATCGCGGCGCGCGCAACGGCTATTGGTATGCGCCGGGCCACGGCTACTATCGGGTCGAGCCGCGTTATTATGGTTATCGCTGGCGCACGGGCGGGTACCTGCCGCCAGCGTATCGCAGCTACTATGTCAGCGACCCCTATTTCTATGGCCTGCGCCCTGCGCCGCGCGGTTACCGCTACGTCCACGCCGGCAATGACATCTTGATGATCGCGGTCGCCACGGGCCTGATCGCCAGCGTGATGAACAACGTCTACTAAACCCGCACCTGCGCAGTCTGTCAGCCCCGCAAGCATTTGTCTTGCGGGGCTTTTTCATGACGACGCTCTGTGACCGCCGTTCAGCCGCAGTTCATGCTCAGCCGTCTATTTTCCGTTCAAGCCGCCCAATCTGGGCGTGCGAGGACTTTGACCATGAAACGTTCTCTTCTCATGTTCGCGGCGGTTTCCGCCTTCCTCGTGCCCGCCGCAGCCCCCCTGTCGGCCC
Above is a window of Brevundimonas naejangsanensis DNA encoding:
- the metC gene encoding cystathionine beta-lyase, which translates into the protein MPKLSDRTRLIAGATRRGLGRRPVNPPIERASTMLSDDPAAMQDPSDGPVYGLDGTSAARELRAALADLEGASEAFLVPSGLAAVTVPLTALLRPGDEVLTTEAVYGPTRRFLTRHMADRGVAARFHPAGASVEAVMDQVHDRTRVLLIEAPGSLTFEMMDVPALASACRARGVLTVMDNTWAAGLAFRPLAHGVDVSVQALTKYAGGHSDLLMGGVAAQAPEIIRAISNVIEDMGWHVSPDDAWLALRGLRTLPLRYEAQARAALQVAEWLQEQPEVSRVLYPPLPDSVGHALWRRDFDGAASLMGVVMKGGDKAADHAFMRALNLFGMGYSWGGFESLITYETPQLAYRQHAPDLPGQLLRLHIGLEDPADLLADLTRGLEAWRAQQDSNLQPSA
- a CDS encoding class I SAM-dependent methyltransferase, whose amino-acid sequence is MSDIILEDKSSQYVGPDGRVDVQKLIKAYGHEEHALRADAYFASVSDPWTHHLRKPFSSLHETPAMLASYGVVLQMLQPRPDQVVVDFGCGTGWLSHAMALMGCRAIGLDISEAALNIARDATAAHPYLRDRPVTFLRIGDGKIPLEDESVDRLVCFDSFHHVADQAVWLSEFYRVLKPGGRAAFNEPGPNHAESDTSQHEMRQFGVIENNIVASEIRDTAYALGFTDMKMALFQDVPVMVSLEDHDLAIEQRSDIIMNHLGKAVAEGCVNRRVFVMVKPGEEAQDSRYLQAFAASISAVARPIEGGSAIKAALTNVGSGAWRPSGGEAGCVNLGVSTFLNGKPLLGEPERYMFIHEPVLPGQTVEVTFDIMHPPGAVIRLDMVSELVAWSSMNGGTPWESR
- a CDS encoding ETC complex I subunit codes for the protein MLARIYRPAKTAMQSGKAKTRDWRLEFEPASARTIDPLMGWTSSTDMNGQVRLSFDTKEEAIEYAERHGIAFRLHEPNEVPVIIKAYADNFATDRKQSWTH
- a CDS encoding RcnB family protein; translated protein: MNRLTKAAVIALALATTAAPMMAQAQDRHDRREWRQDRRDDRREWRQDRRDDRREWRQDRREWRHDRRSDQREWRQEQRRYDRWSRDNRDWWRGRPEFRDYRGARNGYWYAPGHGYYRVEPRYYGYRWRTGGYLPPAYRSYYVSDPYFYGLRPAPRGYRYVHAGNDILMIAVATGLIASVMNNVY